AATTGCTAACTTAGCATATATCacactatatttctattttttatatataattaaacttAGTTTAAATACCTTATAGCGATATACTTGTATTTGCTGAACACATACTTTTAATTAACACATACTTGTCTTATCTGTGTTCTTATCTTTGATTGACACAAATTTATTTACTCACTGTTTGACTCTTTTAGCTGACAGGGTCATACTTTGAGAAAAACATCTTGTTTCTTCATTTTAGCACCTCatggcatatttttttttgcatgtattattttttatcacaCACTATATACGTATTTCCTTCCAACACAATATCTCTGACAcgagggagacattaagatagatttttacatctcacccacctacacacactgccccctcacacacacacagactgcacccctttcCACAGACGCCCTACTCCCTTAACATGCACTGTCCCCTCACACACGCtctgcacctcacacacactgcaccaaacacacacacacgaagaaaaaaagtagaatagaaaaaaagggaaaaaaatagataatctaagtacattttttttaaaagcccatcccccccccccaaaaaaaaaattgcactgtgCTAAAAAATTAGTTATTGCAGCACTGATGagcagtaaggaaattttaccatcaacaaagatgcaAAAGTGTGCGTAGGtgttaaaaggttgactacccctgctctagactgtCTTTCCTAAGATTAGAGTGCATTAAATAAAATGGAGTAGATGTGGTTTGCAGAATATTATCTGAAGAATTAGGTTGGAATTACCTTGGGTAATGAAGGGCAGGAGGTAGTCTTAAAAGTctgtaacttttaataaaatgtcttaaaaataaCTGAATAACTTAAGTATTCCAGAATTGTACATTACCTGTATCATTCAGAGATGTTTTAGGTATCTTCATGGTCTCTCCAACATACTGTTTTGCTCCTTTTTCTTGTGTTGGTCTCTCCACTTTATACTATGTATAGTTGCCAAATATGTACTACGTAATTTATTTAGATCTCACATCATTGTTGGGAGATTAAAATAACTCACCACATACACAACTCTGATTGATGTGCTGACTTATATCGagtagggatgcaccaaaatgaaaattctgTCCCGAAAGcgaaaccgaaaatgacttttttccccCAAATGATTTTACAAAAGTTGTTTTcctataattatttaatattagactttttaatgaatttaattaatctaatatgaagaactttccttctcttttagtggtcccccttgcttaatgttcctctctccccccctctagtgctcctctcccctccctcttttttcagtgttctttccccccctcctctccagttCCATTGTGTTCGTTTCTCCCCTCCCGTCCCAGTGTTTCCCCcattccatagtgttcttcccccacctcccccatattgttctcccccctcccctgtcccatagtgttctttccctcctcccctgtcccatagttttcttccccccctcccctgtgtcaTATTGTTCTTTCATCCCctaccctgtcccatagtgttctttccccctcccctgtcccatagtgatcttccccccctcccctgtcccatattgttctttcccccccccgtcccatattgttctttcccccctccctcccgtcccatattgttctttcccccctccctcccgtcccatattgttctttcccccctccctcccctgtcccatagtgttctttcccccctccctcccctgtcccatagtgttctttcccccctccctcccctgtcccatagtgttctttccccctccctcccctgtcccatagtgttctttacaccctccctcccctgtcccatagtgttctttcccccctccctcccctgtcccatagtgttctttcccccctcccctgtcccatagtgttcttccccccctcccctgtcccatattgttctttcatCCCctaccctgtcccatagtgttctttcccccctcccgtcccatagtgttctttccccctcccctgtcccatagtgttcttcccccctcccctgtcccatattgttctttccccccctcccgtcccatattgttctttcccccctccctcccgtcccatattgttctttcccccctccctcccatcccatattgttctttccccctccctcccctgtcccatagtgttctttcccccctccctcccctgtcccatagtgttctttcccccctccctcccctgtcccatagtgttctttcccccctccctcccctgtcccatagtgttctttccccccctccctcccctgtcccatagtgttctttccccccctccctcccctgtcccatagtgttctttccccccctccctcccctgtcccatagtgttctttcccccctccctcccctgtcccatagtgttctttcccccctccctcccctgtcccatagtgttctttcccccctccctcccctgtcccatagtgttctttcccccctccctcccctgtcccatagtgttctttcccccctccctcccctgtcccatagtgttctttcccccctccctcccctgtcccatagtgttctttcccccctccctcccctgtcccatagtgttctttcccccctccctcccctgtcccatagtgttctttcccccctccctcccctgtcccatagtgttctttcccccctccctcccctgtcccatagtgttctttccccctccctcccctgtcccatagtgttctttcccccctccctcccctgtcccatagtgttctttccccctccctcccctgtcccatagtgttctttcccccctccctcccctgtcccatagtgttctttcccccctccctcccctgtcccatagtgttctttcccccctccctcccctgtcccatagtgttctttcccccctccctcccctgtcccatagtgttctttcccccctccctcccctgtcccatagtgttctttccccctccctcccctgtcccatagtgttctttcccccctccctcccctgtcccatagtgttctttcccccctccctcccctgtcccatagtgttctttcccccctcccctgtcccatagtgttctttcccccctcccctgtccccatagtgttctttcccccctcccctgtcccatagtgttcttcccccctcccctgtcccatagtgttctttcccccctcccctgtcccatagtgttctttccccactcccctgtcccatagtgttctttcgcccctcccctgtcccatagtgttctttccccactcccctgtcccatagtgttcttttcccccctcccctgtcccatagtgttcttttcccctcccctgtcccatagggtcccccccctgtcccatagtgttcttcaacccctcccctgtcccatagtgttctttcaaccccccctgtcccatagtgttctttcaacccctcccctgtcccatagtgttctttcaacccctcccctgtcccatagagtTCTTTcaacccctcccctgtcccatagagtTCTTTccgcccctcccctgtcccatagtgttctttccccccatcccccaaaaaatttaaataaaaatttgacCCGTTTTCGGACGAAACaggataggcccattttcggcAGCCGAAATTCCGGTGCATCCCTAATATTGAGTGTTGTTATATTGTGGTGCACTGTTATACCTAGTTTTATAGATATACTATTTCCTTGGTTAATTTCCATGGCTTGCATACAGTACCACCTATACCAGAATTCTGGCTTTTCCCTGACGTTATAAGTATCTGTGCCACTCAAATCTCACAAAGGGCAACAGGCCTAGTTTATCTATAAGCGGTCATTCCTTTTAAAGGTTTCACATTACAGGGAAATTTACACCACTGAATATCACCTCTGCTCTGTTTTCTCTTAATCTTACATTATAAactacatcacaatccagttcagacaagacaAGACAGGTGAAATAGAAACATTCTTGACCACCAATAGCAAAGGACagaactaataaaaaaataaatgacagggATTTAAAATGAAAGATCCAAGTTGCAGGATAACAAAATGTGAGAAATACATACAAGTACTTTTTTATTAAACATATGGATAAGTAAATAGTAAAAGTAGCAGCTGCCATTTAAATTTTGTCAAAAATATGCCATTTTCTTCAAATTAGAACCACGTGTAAATAggcttgcaaaataaataaataaaaacaaaaacataggctacatgaaaagtaaaaaaacaaaaaacgttattTCTTGAatatgcttattttttatttttgcattttgttttctgAATATAGTTTAGGGTTTCTCCTATGTAGTTGATGTATCAATATTCTatatttcacaaataatacctTAGTAGCTTACAGCCACATAGCAAGACTCAAACTGTATTTAAAAGTGTGCAGTAGGGTTTCAGCTAGTGCACATGTAATTCATATTGGGTTGTTTGTATATTGATGCTAGCAATACCAGAGTTTTAGTGCAGGGATATTTCTgcgataaatgagaaaaggaaagtaaaacaaggtttagttagactaaaaacaaaagaaggaaggtatgtaaaaAGGATCAAGGTATAGGTGACTACCTCAATGAGTATTtaagttcagtatttacagatgaaaatgaagaaagGGACCtcaattagttatttattacatgtgagtttactgAGGAGGTTCTATTTTAGCTGTCTAAAGTCAAAACAAATAAGTCTAttgggcctgatggaatacacctgaATAACTTAATAAAATAACTTAGAGTTGTTCTAGCAAAACCGTTAACAGATTTAttgaaccaatcattgttaacgggAGTagacccagaagattggaaattagtgaatgttgtgccaaGTCACAataaaaggtagtagggaggagtaatgcacctataggccagtaagccttactgcATTAGTAGGGAAATTAATggtaaccatgttaaaggatatgaATTTTGattatctaaaatcacatggatttcaagtttagagacaacatgggtttacttcagggagatcaaggcaaactaatcttattgatttttttggctgggtaactaaaataatagatcagggtggtgcagtagacattgcttacctagatttcagtaaggcttttgacactgttgcacatagaaggcttatcaataaactgcaatctttgaatttgaattccaatattgttgaatgcgttaggcagtggctgagtgacaggcaacagagggttgtagtagtggagtatattcgaagtaaGGTCTCGTTACCAGTGGggcacctcagggatctgtacttggacccattatttttactttttttatgtgGCAATAAATACCCTATGCGCATCAATGAAACACACATATTACTATAATGGAGGTTTACAACCTCAATATGCCCTTACCTGCCATGGGGCAGGTGGGGGCACATCTATTCAGCCATTACTGCCCAGTCGCTAGAAAGGCATAATTCCATGGGATGGGGCCTGTTAAATACAAGGGTGGgggactttaaaataaatatgtagtaCTTGTAATACTGATAAGATCCTCTCTCTGGCTCCACCCACTGGGTTGTCAGGGCCCAAATTATAATGTTAAAAGGAGTGTCTTTCCCCAACAAGTTGGCGGTCTGTGGAAACACTAATTATAggggtttaagcatgtgtgggatatgcataaggctatcctaactatatataagaccagggactaatgaatgtattttgaaaaaattgggcagactagatgggccgaatggttcttatctgccgtcacattctatgtttctatttgggGGAGGGGACACAGTGTCCTATCCTATGCGCAGCGTCTGGGGGCTCTAAAAATTGTGGGGTAGACATTCCAATTCCCTAGTCATCCCTAATGAAAAGTAAACCTACCCACCCCCTTTActttcattaaaaaaagaaaagtctaAACTGCAAGCAAGAAAATGAATCAATTTTCTCCCCTTGAGGGCTCGCCGCAGACTGAGCACTCATAGCAGTGAAAGCCCTTATGAAGGCAGCTAATATATTGCATTGTAAAATTTCCTATGGTATAGAATATCATCAGTAAGAGCAATCTGATAGCCAAGCCTTGACAAACGCTTTACTAATGGTAAGTATACATTTTATTAACATCTATTAATTACATTACCCCTTTTCCattattagggtgaggagggtaataagggttatttatttttaattgggtGTGGCAATAGGTCCCACCCTAAATATTATAATTATGGCCCCCAacaatgggtggggaccagggggacacAGTGGACCCCCACGCAATTACCACTTGTGGGGACATTAGGGTGCCTCTAccttttcttttattaaaaaGTCTCCACCCACTGCCCAGGGGTCAGGGCATGGAGGTGGGAAGTGATATCTAAAAGCAGCTTACAAAAGAGGCAGATCTCTTgaatgcagcctttgcaagccctttcCTTTTTTCTCCCAATACAGACTTTCGTGTGTAGAGGAAaactccaatcagaggcttctcattgtgTGCACTCTTACAGATCATTGAGAATGGGGAAAGATAAGTGTGTGCTAGCACTGCTCACCTTCCACTTCCATTAGTTCTGGGGAGCTAAAGAAGTGGAAgaaaacctccctggctgtcaagaTGTGTTCATGTCCCAATTATAAAAAGagccaatttctatttaaatcagCACATTTAAAGATGGACAAATGTGACAGCATCCAGAAACATTCCAGGcaggctaaagtgctttatgtgtgtggacCGTTcatttaagataaagttgttttgctgtCTCAAAACAGAGTTCAGATGTTAACAAATACAGAAAAGCAAATGTCAACCATTTCATTTTCACAAAAGAACTTATTCATAGGCCTGTATAGAAATGCTAATGTATTTGATATATGTCAAGCTGACAGTTTTTAATATTCAAATTTCTTTAACTCAAGATTGATGAGGTTAAGGAGTTCAGTGGAAGTTGACATAATTAATGCCACCCAAACCTATGCGAAATTGACCAGCCTAAGGAGAACAGTAATTTGCAGAGCGATGGGCCAGGCCATGGACACCAAGCGGAAATAAGGTTTGATACAGAGCAGGggcaaaatatctatttagattgttccttgaaataaaaaaaatgattaacatGGAATTATAACATACACGTTAATATGTGTACACTGGATATGCTGTGTGGAGACTGAACagacacatgtatacattttatgATGTGGACTAACCAGCATATTCATAGTCAAACCAGCTGCATTTTCCCCTATGCAGACAAACTATAAAAGCAAATAATATTTAATGCTTGCAATACAGAGGTGTCTGGTGATCCATAAagtaatagaaagaaaaaaaaacacatcaattaaaaggacattttaaaaactTCCATATTTATTTTATGCCAGCAAAGTTCTACCCACTTCTGTAAgatgaataaaaacaatatatagtcaTATCTGCTTTCATAATTAGATATTGAATGTACATTTTCTAAAACAAACCATCCCATGCTAATGAAAAGCAattgtttttttatctgtatgttGAACTTGATGCCTAACTAGACTTGAGTAATCAGTAAAccgttttccacattcagaacatgtgtatggtttctctcctgtgtgaatcttcTGATGTCTAACAAGGCTAGAGCTACgagtaaaacatttcccacaaagAGCGCATGGGAAAGGTTTCTCTCCCGTATGAACCATCTTATGTCGAATAAGACTTGAGCTACGAGTAAAAAACTTCCCACAAAGACCGcaagagaatggtttctctcctgtgtggatCCTCTGATGTCTGACAAGGTGAGAACCACAggaaaaacatttcccacattccggacatgagaacggtttctctcctgtgtgtatTCTCTGGTGTATTAGAAGATGTGAAGCACAGGAAAATCGTTTTCCACATTCAGAGCATGAGAAAGGTTTTTCTAGTGTGTGAAGTATCTGATGTGGAGCAATATGCGAACCAAAAGATAAGCACTCCCCGTGTACAGAGTAAGAAAATTGTTTTTCCTCTGTGTGGATTTTTTGATGCGCAACTAGGTCTGATTTAAAACGAAAGTGTTTCTCACATTCAAAGCAAGTCAGCTTATACGTTTTATGAATCTTCCTGGCTCTATCAAGATCTGAGTGGCCAGCAAAAAACTCCTGACATTCTGCATAGTTATACATCCTTTCTGTTTTTGCCTGTAAGTGTTCTGCTGTTGCATAGAGGTCAGAGTCTGTGAGAGTCTCTTCTTCAGTGGATTCACCTTTTACATTAGAAGGCGAATATTCCGTCTGTATATATTCTGTGGTTGTGTAAATGTTAGGATTTGTAAGATCTGCTTCTTCCCATGAGCCCAATTCCTCCTTAATGTGAATAGATGGATAGTCTGTGTCTGAATTTTCTATGggtatataaatatcaatatctCCAAGATTTTCTTCCTCCCAGGAGGTGGATTCTTCACTAACATGGATGGATGCGTAATCTGAAGGTCCATTAATGTTGATGAGCTTTCTTTTTTCTTGTAAGTCTGATTCCTCTACCAGGTTCCGCACAGCCTTGTTCTGTCTCTTCATCGGTTTATTTATTCTCAGCCATTTTGCCATAGGATGCTTCTTAATTTTAGTTTTATGGTTGTTTACATGCACTATTGAAGGAACTGGTGAAGAAATAGGAGTGTGAGGCTCTTC
The DNA window shown above is from Pelobates fuscus isolate aPelFus1 chromosome 10, aPelFus1.pri, whole genome shotgun sequence and carries:
- the LOC134575560 gene encoding zinc finger protein 566-like translates to MIMTKDKSQMSERLLNITLEIIYLLTGEDYIVIKKPVEPGIQSSSPSVSEAYSRSQSPFMASLQHSLKQEKDNNKKILELTNKIIQMLTGEVPVRCEDVTIFFSMEEWDYLEGHKDLYSDMITGNHEPTCSDIMRTSLELDCSPEIWCNGETFADKFVERNKEEPHTPISSPVPSIVHVNNHKTKIKKHPMAKWLRINKPMKRQNKAVRNLVEESDLQEKRKLININGPSDYASIHVSEESTSWEEENLGDIDIYIPIENSDTDYPSIHIKEELGSWEEADLTNPNIYTTTEYIQTEYSPSNVKGESTEEETLTDSDLYATAEHLQAKTERMYNYAECQEFFAGHSDLDRARKIHKTYKLTCFECEKHFRFKSDLVAHQKIHTEEKQFSYSVHGECLSFGSHIAPHQILHTLEKPFSCSECGKRFSCASHLLIHQRIHTGEKPFSCPECGKCFSCGSHLVRHQRIHTGEKPFSCGLCGKFFTRSSSLIRHKMVHTGEKPFPCALCGKCFTRSSSLVRHQKIHTGEKPYTCSECGKRFTDYSSLVRHQVQHTDKKTIAFH